Genomic DNA from Podospora pseudoanserina strain CBS 124.78 chromosome 4, whole genome shotgun sequence:
GGAGGCAAGGACAGGGGCGGCACTGAGGAGGAATCGAAGGGGTATCATGTTGAGAAATATAATTATGTACTCCAGGCTCAGATGAGAGCTTCTggcgggagaagaagagatcTACACGGAGAAGGGTCACCCCAAAAAGATGGAAGACTGACATCGAGGGTCCATCTTTGGTGATCGGCTCGGCTGATTCGAGCAATATATGCGGTCTTCATGTTACCCTGGACATGCATCTTCCATGCCGGATTCGTCACACCCTCCCCGAGTTTCCTCGAAGCTGGAGATGGGCCATGGCTAACGGCTGGGAGGCAATAACGATGCATAGTATTGATCTCCGATTGGAAGGAAACAAGCCAGATGGAGAACGAGGGGGTCTGCGGAGCACACTGAATGGACAAAAGCGAGATGTGGCGTCCTGGTTGTGTTGCGCGAGGGCTTGCAGCTGAAAAGTTGGCAGAGCCTCGTCAGCCAGTGTCTGCATTGTTGACCGATCCTCGCGGAGGCCACACCCAAGGACGACTGCGCCTCTCGATGCACTGCATCTCTGGCATGAGTGCAGAATTGAGCAGGAGTTGCGCGATGGTTTAACCGAGGGTAAAGAGCCCGAATACGTGATACTCAGGAAAACTCTTTCGCATAGAAGGGTGCTCTGTCGTTGACGATGCCCAGGAGAGAGAATCATGTTTGGCATCTTAACCCCGCAGGGGCTGAATAGGTACCCCAGTTGTTTGCCAAGAGCAAAGAGGGGATAAGTGGATCAACGGGAGGAAGGTAGCCCACATATTTACTATTTTGAACCCTAGCTCCCCCGCTAGCAGAATAGCTCAAACTTAGCTCCGGTAGAAAGTTCCAGCGACGAGCTTGTTTCAACCTCGTCTCCGCCGTCGCTACCGGACACTGGCACCAGCACAGTACAGTGGATGTTGCCGCAACGCTTTCATCAGCCACCCGAATCATCACAAGTTCCCCAGGCCGTTGATGCTCGGAGTACCCGATGATCAACACATACCGAACTACGGAATATTAGTCAACTTCAGCACGAATCCCCAGACAGTAGGCCGTGCCGATTCATATCCGCCTGCGCCTTTGTAAATGGCCGTGACAGCGGCCCCGTGTGTTATGGACTTAGCGAAGTGGTTTATAATCATCAAGTCCCATGAATACTACGACTTGGGATGAAGCTTTCTCTTGAATATGCAAATCCACTCTGGTATTTATCCCAAGCCCATATTCTCACAGACGCAACCGGTGGGGATAAAGAGCAATCTCGAGACCGGCTGGAAGACAATGCCCCAGCAAGTGCAATGGTGAAGGACAATAGCATTACAATTGACACAGTATGCAACAAGCGTCTCATTTTAGGGACAGCTAGGGACTTGCAACCAGGTTCCGGGTTCTCAACGCTCCGAATTAAATTCAAGCCAAATCCCGTCTGATGCAAGCGCGTCCTCGGCCAAAGCCGTTAGCGGACCCAGTGGCGCTATGGGTAGCACGTGTGAGAAGTGGCGAATTTTCTCCTTGCTGTTTATTTACTCCATAGTCTAGCACAGCTCATAGGAGTTGTCTTTCAAGTTCGAGAATATGGAACTTGAAGACCGGACCGTCGTGAAACATTGCGACCCATACCATCATCTTGAGACTTCTGTGCAAGCAGCTCCTGAGTCTATGACATGAGCAACACGATGCATATCTTTATAGATCTGGTGAGTTTTCTCATAATGCATGGTCTGTTTTGTTATCTACACTGAGACAGCTAACAGGCCATTTACAAGTCTGGGAATGGCAGTCCAGCAGCAAGTTCTTCCGCTTTGACACCAAAAGCCAAGGACACCCATTTGTCATCTACAACCCGTGCCGAAAATCCTGGCTTCCGACCTTCGAGGCATGTGCGATGGGGTAGATCTCACCCTCGCTATTGGCAACGACGCAATGCGGTCGCTGGACTCGAACACATGCTCTCCTACACAGGCAACGCATATGGTGGAAGTCCGGAGCGGTTGAAGGGACAGGCGGATGTTGAGCAATCACCTCCCAATGACGCCGGGGTTGGAACTGGACCCAAACCAATGAACCCCTGTCATTACAGATGGTCGACTCCCAAGACACACGTCCTGCTGTGTCGATGGGCAAAAGCAGCCCATGTTCTTTCCCTGCCTTGGTATTGCGACCAATctcaaaaagaacaagatcAGTCCGCCGTGACGATATCCTTCGTCGAAGATCCAGTCACTCACTGCCCTGCCCTCATGGAGTCAGCAGTGGTCGGACCACAAGGATCATTTGATCTAGGGCCCtgccaggaggaggagccaagccaaccacccctctGAGTGTACCGTGTCTCTGGATATTTGCCTTTCGTGAACGGAGACCTGTGTAGCTGCTGTCGTGGTGAAGGAGGATTTGGTCACGTCAAGGGCTAGATGGAGAGCAGTTTCGGCAGTTGCGGTTCAATTACAAATCCTGGATTATCAAGGTCATCTATTGGTTGTATTGTTGGGGGTATGTTGTACCGAATTTGTGTACTGTGATTTTTGTTATCGTTTGGGTGTTGTTTCATGTCCTCGATCCCTTTGGAACCCCTGATTATCGTCGTGACGGTTAAGGGCCTACGGCTGGGTACAGGTGTAGGTCACAGGTAAAATATTGAATTGTCggataaagaagaaaagaaaaggaaggaaaaagaggTACAATGCCCACGACGTCCCCTTATAGCTCTCAACTTACGTCAAGTGCAAACCTCACACGTCAACCGTCCCCACGTCAgaataaccctaacccggaTATAATCCCATAACAGTGGCAACATGAACAGTGTAAACTCACGAACTAACTCACCTTGACATAAAAGCGTCACATCACTTTGATGGATGGCAATACCGAAGATCTGAGGTCCATATGATCTCAATAGGAAAACATCCCTGGAGGTTTTCTTAAGTCCGTGAGGCTCGCAGAGGAATTTTATTTTGACGAGGGTCAAAGTCCGTCCCTGGCAAACTCGAAGTCACGCCAACCAGGGAGCTCAATTGCAACTATTCGTAGGTAGTGAACATCTCTTTGTTTCAGCGGCCGCAGCATCTTCATCTGCATGTTGGGCTCTAGCGGTTgttaaagaaagaaacacCATCGCAACAGATCTCGAGCTTGTGATACAGCACAGCCTCTTCTTATCCTCCAAGACGCAGGCACCAGCAAATCGCAAGAGCAGCCAGCGGGACTGCAGATCACGACAGCGCAGCACTAACCGTTAGGATCTCAGCCCCTGCAAAGATCACTGGGCATGGCCCGATTCAGGAAGGTTTCTTGCCTATAGCGTCCCGATAGAGCGGCGCAGCAGCATGCTCCCCTGCCGCCAATTTCACCACGAGACTGCTTTGGGCAAAGAGCTCTCGTTTTCTGTGGGGAATCAGCGGGAAAGGGTTGCAGCGCAGCAATTCACGCCGCAGGCCTTCATTAGCTCCACCACGCTCGCCAATATCTTACAGTACACATGTCGAACGGCGATTCACCCACgatgttgggttggtggcttttcttttgttcttaACTTCTGTCTTGCATCTTTCGTCTTTTGGCACATTCGTTTGTTGATTGTTGCCCCTTGGACGAGACACCAAGCAGTGCTTCAAGTCTTCAAGGTCAGGTAACGAGCGATTGGGGACCCATTGGAACACCACACAAAGATGGAGAAAAACAACACACCACAAACCGGCCACGACGGGCTCATCCAtatccccaaccacccaccaaacGCCGCCGAGCGAAACTCGACAACCTACCCTGAAGTCATCCATGTTCCACAATCCCaatcctccatcctctccggCCGTTTGTCACCATCACAACAGCAAGAAAACGAGAGCAACCTCCCCGAGGTCACCACCGAGCAGCCGCCGCTTCACCTCGAAAAGACCTACCCCGAGGTAGCCACACAcgaacaccaacaccaccgccccccacAGCAGTCGAGATCCCCACCGCCATCTACAGTCCAGTATCTCCAAGCACATCAGCAACAAAGCCCAAGTCCGGTCCCAACTCCAGCACCCACGCACACGACATACACCGCCGGGCAAGGGACGATAATACCCGAGCCGAGACCATCAGGCGTTCACTCGCTAGGAGACGCGTGGAGCATCAACAGTGCGGAGGATGTAGAGCGGGATCCACAAATAGGATACATTCCcggtgctggcggcggcggcggcggtgggagcGGGCCGAGGAACGGACACAGCCGGAACCCGTCGGATCCGGACAGGTCCTTCTCCCGTGCGCGCAGCAGGAGTTTTGGGAAGAAGCCtctggtgaggaggtcgatATTctgggtgctggtgctgctcgtGGCTATTATCATTGCTTTGGCCGGTGTGCTGGGGGCGGTGGCAACGGGGAAGATAAAAACCTCTGGCACGGCAGAGAGGTATGTTGATTTCTTCTGCAAGAGCTGCGTCATTGGTGCTAACATATGTCAATAGTGAGCCAGTGGTTCATcctgatgatggagggggtttcACACTGTCGACGGCCACCACCGCGTCGGGGAAGACAGTTTCGCTTTCTTGCCCTTCGGCGGATGGACTTGATTACACGGTTACCGTTGATAATCAACAAAAGGTGTTTAGACGGCAGTGCGGGGCTAACTatgctggcggtgatggcgtgTTGGGTTTGGTAAAGGGCGATGTGCTGAGTTTGGCGGATTGCTTGGATCGTTGCGCTAAGGAGGAGAAGTGTGCTGGTGCTGTGTTCATTCCGATGGCCAATCCGGATCCCCAGTGTTGGTTGAAGGAGTTTTTGGGTGTCAAGAGAGAGGGCCAGGATATGGAGAGTGGAGTCCTGTGGCAGTAAGGTCTTGACCTTTCTGGATTGTTATAGTGGGAAGAGTGGGAGACCAAGTAAAAGGAGCTTATTGCATACCCCAGGGGCCATTTGAGATACGTATTTTTGGTGGTTATGGAGTATAGTGAAAGGGAACCGGGAAGAGCGTTTGGATTGAAATAATTGGGTATGGTGGGAGGACGATCTGTAAATATTGCATTTGCCATGTATATATAACCAATCTACAACTTTCAAACTGCAGATTAAAGCTCCCATCTGGGTTTCTCAAGTCTATTGGGAACGATAGCTTCCGGTACCAACGGTTGGACTTCGTCTTGGCATGCAAGCACAGCCTAGCTGCCTTGGGCCACACACCATCCACGTCCATTACCTACCCCCCGAGAGAACAGCCCAACTTCTCACTTGACAACGTCGAATATAGAAACTTCAATCGAAAAACCCGAGCGATGGAGCCTGCCTCTGCCGTCGGCTTCGTGGCGTCCATCATCCAGCTCATTGACATAACAATCAAGGTCAAAAACTACCTCAAGGATGTAAAAACGCGGATGCCGAGCGGGCCAACTTTTCCAAGCATGCCTCCACCATGGTCGCCATGCTCACAGGCCTAAAATGTTTGATGGAGCAGGTGGAGCAAACAGACCCATGGTTCAGCGCGGTCAAGGGACTGGACGTGAAGGGTGGCGTTTTCAATCTTTTGAGAGAGGAAATGGAAGAGCTCgtgttgaggttggaagtggaaagggagggaggattgAAGGGCAAGCTGACCTGGAAATTAAGCAAGAAAGAGATGGATGGCTTGATGAACCGGATCGAAAGGTGGAAAGGTGTTGTCTCGGTAGCACTTTTGGGCGATCACTCGTGAGTACAGGGCTTTACCAACATTGGCCCATTCCGAGTTGTCATTCATTGCTGATCTGAATCATGCATAGGAAGCTCCTGTCGGCCATCAGCACGGATTTGGTCTGTGTAAAAGAAGATGTAGATGGCATCAAAGAGCGCATTAACAACCTCAAGGTGGACATGACCAATGTGAAGGATGGAGTAAAGGGCCTGACAGATAGTGCTGCAAGCCAACGATCAGGTAAGCTCTCATCCGACGtctttgttttgttgctgaGCATTACAGAGTGGTGTCCTGGGATTCGTAAGCAAATCTCCGGCTTGCATTGGCCACAAGTATATATTGACCCGAAATCTAGCCGGCGCCGGGAAAACAACACTTGCGTAAGTCATCTTCCAGTGAAACGCCGACCTTATACATATCCAATGTCTGACACATGTTTAGTTCTTTGCTTATTAGCTTCCTTGAAACTTCGACTAGCGGCACAAACAAACTGATTCCATACTTGTACTGCAACTACAAGGAGCGAAGTCAGCAAAGCGTTCAAAATATGATGGGAAGCCTGCTCAAGCAACTTATTCAACACACAGGTGTTATTGATGAAGACATATTGAAGTTTTCCAAGGACGAAAAACCTGTTCGACTTTAAACCATCACCAGGTTTCTTCAAAACAAAGTAATGGGGTTTTCTTTAGTATACATCATCATCGATGCGCTCGATGAGTGTGCTGATACCGAAGATACCTAGAACAGGTTAGCTTCAGACCTGCACAACTTTCCAAAGCATGTGAAGCTTCTCTTCACATCAAGATCTACCATTGGAGTAGAAGAAGACCTGGGCCCAGTTCCAAGACTCGATATTCGGGCTAGTGACAAAGATATCAAACGATACGTTGAAGGTCGCGTCGGAAGTGAGCATAGTCGCTTACAGAAGCATATTCGGACTGATCCAGATCTTTTGGAGGAAATAATCGATAAGGTGGTGGGTAACTGCAAGGGAATGTACGCATGCCTCTCTTTTATCCGGCACATTTTGCGTAGCAAGGATGGACACTAACATGCGCGAGGCAGGTTTTTGACGGCTCAACTTCCCATGAACGAGCTTACAAGGAAGCCAAACCGACGCGAGCTTCGCAAAGCTCTGGATGTCTTGCCAGCAAAACTGGACGAAACCTATGATCAGGCTATGGAGCGGATCAAGAGCCAAGACGCCGGTGATGCCAGTCTTGCCCACCAAGTTCTGGGATGGATTTCAACGACACTCAGACCACTAACCATTAAGGAATTACAGCATGCTCTGGCTGTCATGCCTGGAGATCAGGATTTGGACCCCGAAGGCCTCCACGACCCGGAACTTTTCGTTGCAATTTGTGCCGGTTTGGTGAGCCTAGAGGAAGAGAGCGGCTACGTCGACTGGTCACTTCACCACGCAAGAGTATTTTGAGCGCCTCCGTTCGCAACTCTTTCCCGATGCTCCTTCAATGATCGCAACGGCATGTTTGACGTACATGATGTTTGACCCATTTGTCCAAAGATACTGCGCGGACGGAGAGGAGCTGGACCTTCGTTTAGACACCTACCCTTTCTTGGCGTATGCTGCAGGCTACTGGAGAGACAACGTACAATACGAAATGGAAGCGCCAGTCAAGGAGCTGCTCTGGGAGTTTGTGGACAACATCTTGGCATTTATGACTGCCGAGCAAGCAGCGACATTGACGAGGAAAGATTTCAGGATATTCAGAATTGGGTCATTCAACAGAGTACAGACTTTTGCCTCCAAACTGGGCCAGATTTCACGTAGTAGCTTCGATGGGACTGGTTGAGTTCGCGGCTGGCTTGCTTGAACAAGGTGCCGACGTCAACGTGCGGGGACCAGATGGCATAACGCCTCTGTTTTCGGCCGTAGAGTGGGACAGGGaagagatggtggtgttctTACCGAATTCAGGTGCCACTGCTTCGGTTTTCGCAAAGTCTGGGGGCAAGGACCCAATGACGCCATTGGAGATGGCGATAAAGCTGAACAATGAAGCAGCGGCAGAGATGTTGTTCAACGCTGAAAAGACCTGGCTTCAGCATCTCCTGAACAGCGGGCTTTTCGATGCCACCGTGAATGGCAACTTGAGGTTAATGCAGGCTTGCATCGAGAGAGGAGCAGACATCAACGCGTACGTTCGCGTGGCAAAGGGATCGGTTCTTTATCACGTTGTAGGCGAGAACCGTAAAGacttggtggttttggtgttggaCCTCGGGGCCACCGTTTCTCCATCAGATAATAACCACTCTGTGCTCCACGAGGCTTCAGCTAAGGGACATACAGAAATCTTGCAGATTCTGCTCGACCGAGGAGCCCTAGTCAACGTTGTTGATTGGCGTGGGCACTCGCCTCTTCACGACGCGGCCGCTCACGGACGGCTTGAAACATGTAAAGCTCTGGTTCAAAGCGGAATTGACATCAACTTCGCATTCCGGAGGGATCAGGGTCACTACGGATGTCTAGGAGGGCAGACTGCGTTCCAAGCCGCATGCAGCAGTGGACTTGCTGATATTTGCAGACTCCTACTGGACAGTGGTGCCTGTCTGGGAAGCCATGCAAAGACAACCGTTGAACTGGCAGCGAAAGCAAGGGACGTTGCAATTATAGAGCTTCTACTTGAGAGCAGCGTCGACCCTTTGACAACGGACGACGCAGTGTGCGCAGTCTTGAAGTCAGCCGCGACTGCTGGGAATATCGTAATGATCAGGGCTATGCTAGCACGCCGAGATTCGATGACACCTGATGCAAGGGAGCAGGTGGCATGCGAGGCTGCCTCTCGAGCTGATCTCGAGATGTTGCGAGTACTATTTAATGGCGATAACGCACAGGATAACGGAGAAAAATGGCTTGCAACCGCGCATTTTGTTCGAGCACTTGGTTTGGGCGATGAAGGCGAGATGCGGATTTGGTGGAACAGGGGAGCAGATCTCAACCATAAGGTCAAGCCAGCGTTACCGCGAGATCCATATTTCCCTTCACCGAATTATCTATTACCCGGTTGCCATGAaaatgaggaggagggcgactACATCTCCACGATGCATTTGGCTGTTGGACATGGAAGTCCGCAAATACTGGACCTGTTACTCGAGAACGGGGGAGATATCAACGCACGCAATTACCTCGGAGAAACCCCACTGCATTGGGCTACATACCATGAATGCCATAGTGATATGGCTTGCATGATACTATATCGCGGTGCCCTTGTGGATCCTTGGTGCCATCGAGGATTGACACCACTGCACGTTGCAGTACTGCGTAGGAACTACCGGGGTATCGAGCTACTTCTTGATGCTGGGGCAGACATCGAAGCCAAGGTTCACGATGGCGATACCGCGTTCAAGATGCTGGCTTCTTTCCGCCCCTGGCTATATCTCAATTATTCCGTGCTATACGAGGGTGGGCAGTTCAAGTGGGTTGAAGGGCACATCGATGAGCCGAACGGGCTAGCCAGCAACTCCGTGGGGCTCGATATTCTTCTGAAGAGATGTGCGAAGACTGATGTCCTTCAACCTTTGGTATCATTGCTAGAATGGCCAAATGCTGCAAGCTATCAAGCTATGGAGCAAGTTTGTCGTCGATTGGCGGATGAGGGCTTCGACTTTACCCTTCCCACAAGAAAGGGAATTCCTGCAGTGTACCATGCGGCGAAGAGTTGTCCCACAGAAGTTTTTCAAGTCATCCTACAGCAAGGTGCAAAAGTAGACGTGAAGTTTAATGGACTCACGGCCCTTCGTCTTGCAGCCAAGAGGTTTTCGCATGCAAAGGTTAATATCCTTCTCCAGTTTGGCGCATGTGCCGAGAGCAGAGACAGCAAGAGGAACACGCCCTTGTTCAAGGTGGTCACTAAGAGCGACCGACTTTCTTGGGGATGCAGTCCACCGAACACAGTGGAAGGAATCATTGACATGTTAGTAGCTCGCGGAGCAGATTCACACACTCTCTGTGGTGCAAAGAAAGCGCCGGTGCTGCATTACGCCGCCTTCATGGGGGATTTGACCATCGTGCGCTATCTTACTTGCAAAGGCGCGCGAACTGATGTCACCGACAGAGATGGACGGACTGCTCTGGATTGGGCAAAGGATAATAAGCAGGAGGCCATGGTGTATCTTCTTACTCGTCTAAGCAGAGACCAGAAAATACAAGTAAACAGTCATGCACAGATGGACGATACTAGAAGGTATCATCTGAGTTGGGGTCAAGCGGGAGTACGGATAACATGAATTCTGGGACTAAAAGCTAGGACCTAACTAGGATTGTAGCAAAATTTCCAACTATCGCTACCTCACTGCTTCAAACCATTTGCCAAAATATCCTCCAACTGCTCGTGACGCTTCAGCGCATCGTCAAAGCTTACAAACGTCTTCTGTTTGCCATTCCTCTTCACCTCGTAGTAATCCTCATAAATAGCTCCAATGTTCCTTGCCTGGAGGTTCAGTTCCTTCTGCCAATCTTCAAAGTCCCATTCCACCTCGTCAACCATATCCGTCTCAAAGTCATGAACCTCGAACTTCTGAGGATCAGCGGCATTGCCAATGTGGATAAATGTCGAGCTCGGTGCCACAACCCTAATCTCACCCTTGGTTCCCGCAATGGTCCAAACCAGAGCAGGGTCGGAAGGGAAAGGCGAGTCAACGCGAAACCTGAAGTGCAAGCTAGCGCCTGAATCGACATAGCCGTGCACAAAGATGAGATCGGGCGTGTCGGAAGTGACAGTTTCCACCACAGTTTTGTCCTCGCCAATGACTTTGACTTGGGGCCGCTGGATCTGCAGGAAGCCCTGTGGTGCGTCGGGGCCGGTCTTGTAGTCTCCAAGGACGGATTGAACAAGATCAAACTCTGTGACAAAGTGTTAGCTATTTTCGTTTGCATGTTTCAGCAGGGGTGGGAGAACTGACGGTGCGCAAATCCAATAGTGTAGACGTATCCCCCAACCTTTCTCTCGGTAAAGTACGACAGCGAAGCCGGAATAACACCCCGCCCATCAATTCCGCCGTTAGCCCTGAGCTCCGAGCTCAAGACCTCTCCGATCCTGCCACTAGAGATGACCTCTCTGAGCTTTTTTGGTAGGGGGCCCAGAGGCCCCTGCAAACCTACGATCCCTAAGCCACCATGCTGCTTCACCGCGTCGGCCAAAGTCCTAGCTTCGATGGTGTTAGCAGCAAGAGGCCACTCAATGTAGACATCCTTGCCAGCGATGACAGAGGGAAGAGCAGTCTCGAGGTGCTTGTCGACccgggtgttggtgatgacgagCTCAACTTCCGGGTCAGCAGCCAGGTCCTCGGGCGTACCGTATGCCTTGGTAGAAGCGGGCAGGTTGTATGCTTTAATCGCCGCGCGGGCGGCCTCGGTTGACGAGTT
This window encodes:
- a CDS encoding hypothetical protein (EggNog:ENOG503PY0M; antiSMASH:Cluster_6) codes for the protein MEKNNTPQTGHDGLIHIPNHPPNAAERNSTTYPEVIHVPQSQSSILSGRLSPSQQQENESNLPEVTTEQPPLHLEKTYPEVATHEHQHHRPPQQSRSPPPSTVQYLQAHQQQSPSPVPTPAPTHTTYTAGQGTIIPEPRPSGVHSLGDAWSINSAEDVERDPQIGYIPGAGGGGGGGSGPRNGHSRNPSDPDRSFSRARSRSFGKKPLVRRSIFWVLVLLVAIIIALAGVLGAVATGKIKTSGTAESEPVVHPDDGGGFTLSTATTASGKTVSLSCPSADGLDYTVTVDNQQKVFRRQCGANYAGGDGVLGLVKGDVLSLADCLDRCAKEEKCAGAVFIPMANPDPQCWLKEFLGVKREGQDMESGVLWQ
- a CDS encoding hypothetical protein (antiSMASH:Cluster_6; EggNog:ENOG503NZ8C; COG:M): MVAMLTGLKCLMEQVEQTDPWFSAVKGLDVKGGVFNLLREEMEELVLRLEVEREGGLKGKLTWKLSKKEMDGLMNRIERWKGVVSVALLGDHSKLLSAISTDLVCVKEDVDGIKERINNLKVDMTNVKDGVKGLTDSAASQRSGKLSSDVFVLLLSITEWCPGIPGAGKTTLAFLTAQLPMNELTRKPNRRELRKALDVLPAKLDETYDQAMERIKSQDAGDASLAHQVLGWISTTLRPLTIKELQHALAVMPGDQDLDPEGLHDPELFVAICAGLVSLEEESGYVDWSLHHARVF
- a CDS encoding hypothetical protein (antiSMASH:Cluster_6; SMCOG1079:oxidoreductase; COG:G; COG:Q; EggNog:ENOG503NYVD), translated to MAPIKAAIIGLSGSAKTAWASRAHLPYLFSPLGRSKFEVVALLNSSTEAARAAIKAYNLPASTKAYGTPEDLAADPEVELVITNTRVDKHLETALPSVIAGKDVYIEWPLAANTIEARTLADAVKQHGGLGIVGLQGPLGPLPKKLREVISSGRIGEVLSSELRANGGIDGRGVIPASLSYFTERKVGGYVYTIGFAHQFDLVQSVLGDYKTGPDAPQGFLQIQRPQVKVIGEDKTVVETVTSDTPDLIFVHGYVDSGASLHFRFRVDSPFPSDPALVWTIAGTKGEIRVVAPSSTFIHIGNAADPQKFEVHDFETDMVDEVEWDFEDWQKELNLQARNIGAIYEDYYEVKRNGKQKTFVSFDDALKRHEQLEDILANGLKQ